GGTTCGCCGACGCGCTGGATCTGGCGGATGACCTTCTCCACCGCGGAATCGGGGATGATGTCGAACTCGCCGCGGCGGTGCAGGGCGAGCACGGTGTCGACCACCGCGGCGTTGAACTGGGTGCCCCGGTGCTTGACCAGCTCCTCGATCGCCATCTCCACGGGCAGGGCCTTGCGGTAGGAGCGGTCGCTGGTCATGGCGTCGAAAGCGTCGCAGATGTTCATGATGCTCGAGCCCAGCGTGATCTCGTCGCCCTTCAGGCCGTCGGGGTAGCCCTTGCCGTCGGGGCGCTCGTGGTGGTGGCGCACGAGGTCGACGGTCTCGGGCAGGAACTTGATCTGCTCGACGATGCGGGCGCCGATGGCCGGGTGCTCGGCCAGGGTGGCGAACTCCTCGTCGGTCAGGCGGCCGGGCTTGCAGATGATGTCGTTGGTGATGGCGATCTTGCCGATGTCGTGCAGCAGCCCGCCGTACTCCAGGACCTCGAGGTTGCGCGGCGACATGCCCATGGCGCGGCCGATGGTCACCGCGTACTGGCTGACGCGGTAGCTGTGGCCGTGGGTGTAGGGCTCGTCGGCCTCGAGCGTGGTGGCCAGCACGGCGATCGACGCCATGTGGGCTTCCTTCTGCTGCTTGTGCGCGCGGCCGAGCGAGAAGATGACCCAGATGATCGGCACGAAGATCATCAGCGTCCAGGGGCCGGCCTGCTGGAACAGCAGGATGACGATGGCGGTGAACGGCAGCTCCATCAGCCCCGCCACCGCCCCCCAGCGGATGTCGCGGTGCCAGATCTCGCGGGCGGGCAGGCCCGTGTCCAGGCTCATGATGCCCGTGACGATCAGGCTGTTGACCAGCGAGTACGTCAGCAGCGCGACGGCCAGCGGCAGCAGGAACAGCGGCGTCGTGAAGCTGCCGTGGAAGGGCAGCGCGTGGTAGATCAGACCGGCGATCCCGTCCGCGAGGGCCAGCATGGCGATGTTGAAGAACATCTTGCGGGGCGGGGACCGGCGCAGCAGCAGGCCGCGCACCAGCGAGGTGCCCGCGTCCATGGCCACGGCGACCAGCGGGCCGAAGAGCACCAGCACCGACAGGGCCAGGGTGCGCGAGGAGAGGATCTTGCCGCCGTCGCGGGCCTGGGACTCCGACAGCTTGGTGTCGGCCAGCAGCAGGATCAGGAAGTAGAAGCCCCAGCCGAGCCAGTCCTGGCTCTCGGGCCGGCGGGCCACGACGAGGTAGCCGACCAGCACGACGCTGGCCGCGAGCACGGCGGCGTAATAGAGATGGAACAGCCGGTGGCTGTCAGCGGTTCGCGCATGGCTCAAGGCGCGGGATCCTTGGCTCGGGTCAGGCCCCCTCGGGCGGAGACTCCTTACAGGATAAAAGATTCGGCTGCGGACGGGAAGTTCTTGAGAAAAATAGCGGGACCGGCGCCGGGGTGGTCAAGGAACTACCACTCCCACCGATAGAACAGCTTCAGAATGAAGTCGAGCATGATGTCACCTCCAGATGTCGGACGTTGGGGTTGCCCAATCGACAAGAGGCGGCTCCGCTCTTTTCACTCCGATCCGCTCCGCTCACTCCAAAGGCGCCGGCCCCGCAAGCGGCCGATTCCGTGGTCAGACGGAGGGTCTCCCCCCCCTTTCCCTGAAGTTCATGAGGTCCAGGCGCCGGTTCAGGGCGTCCAGGACCGCGTAGACGGCCGCCTGGTGCGACCCGTGGCGCTGCGAACAGCTGCCGAAGAACCGCTCGCTGCGGCGGCCCTCGACCAGGTCCACCGCGACCAGGGTCACCCGTTCGCCGGCCATCTCGGTCTCGCGCAGGTCCGCCAGGCTCAGGGTCGCCGCTTCGTCCAGCAGGTCGGCCAGGGCGCGCACCGTCGCGCGGCCCACCAGCAGCTGGTCGGTCCCCTGGTGGTTCGGGCCCGTCTCCTGGACCCTGGCCGCGGCCCCGCCGCGCACCAGCTCGACCGTGGCGGTCAGGGTCGCGCCGGCGATCATAACGCCGACGCCCGCGCATTCCACGCGCGGCGCGGCGGCCTCTTCGACCAGCACGGCCGGACGTACCGCGACCGGCGCCGGCACGACGTGGGGCTTCGGCACCTCGGGGATCCGCAGCGGCGGCGGGGCTGCCGGTTCGGCGACGGGTGTGGGCGCGATCGCGGCCTCGGTCGGCGCGGCGGGCGCGGGCGCGGGCGTCGCCGGTGCGGCCTCCTCGGGCTCGATGATCTGCACGACGCCGATCTTCTTGTAGTACACGTCCAGATCCAGCCGGGCCTTCAACAGGCTCTCGACGTCGCGCACCACGTGGCGCGGCTCGCGGTCGGCCGTCGCGATGACGTGGATGCCGGCGACCTTGCCCAGCTCGTCGATGTCGATCTTGCACTGGCGGATGCCCTGGATCTGGCAGATCCAACGCTCCGCGTCCTTGACCCAGCCGAGATCGTCGTTGCGGGGTTCTTCCAAGGTGGGACCCTCCATCTCGTCCATGAGCCCGCAGCCGGGCGATCCGTCCGCGGAATCCTAACAGAAGCCTCCGGTCGGCTCAAGACACGATCTCACTCGACATAAAAAAAAAGGCCTAGAGGTGTGTCGGGCGCGATCGGGGCGTACCGGTAAGCGTCCGGCTCAAGGGGTCATCATGGCGGACAGCGTCGCCAGCCGCCGCGCGTACTCCGCCTCGTCCAGCGCCAGCACCCCGTCCACGCTGAAGGCCTCCGGGCAGGCGGAAGCCACCGCCGTGCCGGCGAGCATGGCCTGGCGGAACACGGGGTCGCCGTCGTCCCGCGTCGCGCCCGACGCGGCCAGGTGCCCCACGAAGCCGCCGGCGAAGCAGTCCCCCGCGCCGGTCGGGTCGACGACCTCGGGCAGCAGCAGCGCCGGCACCGACAGCAGGGAGTCGCGGCCGAAGAGCAGCGCGCCGTGCTCGCCCTTCTTGATCACGACCCGCTCGGGTCCCAGCTCCCGGATCGCCGCCGCCGCCGCCGCGAGGCTGCGCCGGCCGCTCAGCAGGCGGGCCTCGCCGTCGTTCAGCAGCACGACGTCGACGCGGGCCAGGACCTCCTGCAGCTCGCGGCGCGTCGTCTTGATCCAGAGGTTCATGGTGTCCAGCACGACCAGGCGCGGCGCGACCATCAGGTCCAGCACGTCCGCCTGCAGCGACGGGTGGATGTTGGCGAGGAAGAGGTAGGGCGTCTCCCGCCAGCCCGCCGGCAGCTCCGGCGCGAAGTCCTGGAACACGCCCAACTCGGTGGCCAGGGTGTCGCGCTCGATCAGGTCCTCGTGGTAGCGCCCCGACCAGTGGAAGGTGGGGCCCTCGCGGCGGACGATGCCGGCGGTGTCGACGCCGCGGGCGGCCAGCAGCGCCAGGTCGGCGGCGCGGAAGTCGTCGCCGACGACGCCCACGGCGCGCACCGGCGCGAAGCGCGCCGCGGCCAGCGAGAAGAAGCTGGCGCTGCCGCCGAGCTGGCGCTGCCGGCGTTCGCGGGGCGTCTCGACCGTGTCGTAGGCGACGGAACCGACCACCAGGATGCTCATCTCACTCCTTGTCGCCCATCTGCTCCGGCGCCTCGACCCCGATCAGGTCCAGCACGTCCCGCAGGACCTTGCGC
Above is a window of bacterium DNA encoding:
- a CDS encoding PfkB family carbohydrate kinase; this translates as MSILVVGSVAYDTVETPRERRQRQLGGSASFFSLAAARFAPVRAVGVVGDDFRAADLALLAARGVDTAGIVRREGPTFHWSGRYHEDLIERDTLATELGVFQDFAPELPAGWRETPYLFLANIHPSLQADVLDLMVAPRLVVLDTMNLWIKTTRRELQEVLARVDVVLLNDGEARLLSGRRSLAAAAAAIRELGPERVVIKKGEHGALLFGRDSLLSVPALLLPEVVDPTGAGDCFAGGFVGHLAASGATRDDGDPVFRQAMLAGTAVASACPEAFSVDGVLALDEAEYARRLATLSAMMTP
- a CDS encoding HD-GYP domain-containing protein, whose protein sequence is MSHARTADSHRLFHLYYAAVLAASVVLVGYLVVARRPESQDWLGWGFYFLILLLADTKLSESQARDGGKILSSRTLALSVLVLFGPLVAVAMDAGTSLVRGLLLRRSPPRKMFFNIAMLALADGIAGLIYHALPFHGSFTTPLFLLPLAVALLTYSLVNSLIVTGIMSLDTGLPAREIWHRDIRWGAVAGLMELPFTAIVILLFQQAGPWTLMIFVPIIWVIFSLGRAHKQQKEAHMASIAVLATTLEADEPYTHGHSYRVSQYAVTIGRAMGMSPRNLEVLEYGGLLHDIGKIAITNDIICKPGRLTDEEFATLAEHPAIGARIVEQIKFLPETVDLVRHHHERPDGKGYPDGLKGDEITLGSSIMNICDAFDAMTSDRSYRKALPVEMAIEELVKHRGTQFNAAVVDTVLALHRRGEFDIIPDSAVEKVIRQIQRVGEPPVRAIPTPTKEDPVHEVQR